The genomic stretch TAGGGAGGCAGCTGGGGTGGGACGGCTCCTGTCTGCACAGGCTGTGGCCCCTGCTTGAGCTGCATCCTCTCTACCTCAAAAGTACTGTAAGCTTTAATAAGACCATGTGCCTAGAGCGCCAAGCAGTGCCAGGTATATAGTGAGTGCTCAGTAAGTATCAGCTGCTGTTACTAACTCACAGAAGGTGTCAGCATGCATGAGGACTCAGGCACCCAGAAGGTGGCTACTGGCTACATGGATTGCCTCCTGACTGCGCGGTACTTCTGTTTGCATGCTGATCACATTTCGTAATAGtttcttttagaaaaatcattattcaGAAGTCCATTTCTGACCTTGTTTAGTTTTCAAAGGGCGTGGTcaggttattttttgtttggttggtttggtttcttgtggcactagggattgaatccagggcctcgcaaatgctagacaagcattcaaCCATGTCAGCCACGCCCTAAGCCTATGAGTTTTATCCTTACAAAACCAGGAAGATGTAAGTGGTCTAGTGCCATAGACATGGAATGAGGAAGGTGTCTTCCAGGATTGGACCATGGACAGACAACAAGTCATGTGGTTTTGGTATTGAACAAGTGAAAGGGGCTTTATCCTGACTCGATGCCACTTGTGCTAAGAGTGGTTCTCAATCCCAGTTGTCATGCACAGTGAGTCTCTCTCCTGTGACAGAGCTTCTGTGATCATGGGGCAGGGCTGTCCCAGCAGAGAGGTTGCATCTCACTTGGCAGCTGGCACAAGCCATTCCTGTCACATGATTCTGTCTCTCTCACAATCTTAGGAGGCTTGTTCTGGTGACCATTGTGGTCAGGAAGTTCTTCCATAATATCTGACTATGATGATGCCTCCTAATGTCTCCTTGCCCCTTTATCCTGGCTCAAATACCAGCAATCCAAAAGAAACTCATTCTACTAAAATAGTTGAGTGTAGCAATACCAATTGAGAGCAGTCAGGTTCAGATTATTAGCAAATTGACTCCTTTGAAGGCATTATCGCTCCTAGATCTTAACTGTTCTGGAGAACCATCATGCTAAGATGTGAGTCTCTCATCTGCATGGGTGACTCAAGACATCATCAGGACCCCTACCAAGCCATGGCCCCATGAGGCTCTTAGAGACAAGGTTTGTCCCTCTACTGTGTGGCTCAGATGATTATTAAAAGCATTTACCTTTTCCAAGTTTACTTACTTCTATCCTGTGGCCATTGCTAGTGGCACTCTTGTGACACATCTCCCATTTAGTCTAGAACAACTAAGAAAACACATAACCTGATTACTTCTGTGTGTTAAGAAAAGGTCACTAGGCCCTGAATACTGGCAGAGGCTCTTCTGGCCACAGCTGCGGTGTTTTGGACCGCTGGCACTTGCAGACTTTTAGTTCATTCTCCCCACAATCTAAATGACTTCTGCACGCTTCCTCTTTTGTCCAGTCAACAaggtgggagaggaagaagacCCATGTGGTCAGCTCAGGTGGGCCTAGAGTGTCCCACTGGACACATTCTTTGTAAGTTGGGCCAGAACCCAACTGTGGCTGTCAAACACAGGGCAGTCAAACACTATCTCCTTGTCAAGGAGATAGGAGATAGGGAAATGTAGGCCattggaggcaggaggagaatCACATTTGTGAGGCTGTGCTATGGGTCAGGCCCACACAGCTAGCCTGAAAGGGGAAGGTGGGGGGTGGCGTTCTCTTGGGACACTGGAGATCCTCAGGTGGGAAACCCATGTTCTTGTTGCAGCAAGACCCCGTGTGACCCTCTCCTGACTGCCCCAGGGTCCCAGGCGGCCCAACTTCTGCAGGCTGGTATCAGTAGTGTCCTTTGGCAACAGCCATGCTGACCACTAccaccccccccaacacacacatatacacagaggGGCCTCTGGCCTCCAGGTTGACTACTCACTCACTTCTCCTCCAGGACAAAAAGATCACCGAGATTCTGGCCACAGCTGGAAATGCTGTCACCCTGACCATCATTCCCACCGTGATCTATGAGCACATGGTCAAAAAGTAAGGTCTAAGGCTGcacccctcccctgccctggCCTCCTGGTGCTGACCCTGGGTGCAGTCCTGCCCTCCCCATTATCCCCTCCCTCCAAGGTGGCTGGTAGCTTCTGGTGACTTGAAAGCCTTAGAAGTGGGGTATGAGATGATGGCACCCCTGGGGTGCACAGACTCTGTGAGGGCGGGGAGAAGGGGCTGCACTTTCAGCCCTTGTCACTGTTTCTGTGTCTAGGTTGTCCCCAAGGTTGCTCCATCACACCATGGACCACTCTATCCCAGATGTCTGAAGCCACAGGAGGGCAACTTGGGCCTCCCACCTCCCTGCAGGGAAGAATAGCCATCTTCAGATGACAGGTTGCAGCTGGGCTGCTGCCTGGGGTCAGGGTCTTGAAAGGGGGTGTTCCAGGTGGGTGGACTTTGAATGGCGTGAGTCTGTCACTTCTGCACACAGGCTTCCTTGGAGTCTCAGTGTCCTAGTTGGGCGGAGGCACAGGCAGGGCCCCCAGGCAGCACATTCTCTGGGCTTAAATGCTGGGCATGCAGACAGGGCAAACACTTCTCAGACTTGGGGCTGGGTCCCTTTCAAGATGTTGCTGCTACCGGGAACAGCTACAGGATTTGGGAGAGCAGAACTGTGTTCTTAGTGAgaatattttctttgcctttactGCTCTTTGTCACAGACTGTATATAGATTGTATAGTTAGAATCCTTTACTGTCTTTTGAATAAAGATTTGGTTTAAACACAATCTTGTTCTCAAAAGTAATTGGAAATTCCAGAATTCGGGTCCCATGTCATGCTGGGGCTTTTCTTATAAATCGTGACGAGGCCAAACCTTTTCTATTATGTACTGCCTCTGACAGCGGTGGTTTGGCTGTGCCTCCATCACATGTCATGTGTTCCCTGCCAGTCTGGTGCAGGGATGACTGGTACTGGGGGCTGTGAGGCAGCAGGATGGGTAGACGGACCCCCTCCAGTGCCATGGTGTGACCATGGTTGCAGTGGGCATAAGAAACtagtatgggggctgctggggaGGAAGAACTGCAGTGTCCTGACAGTGCCCTGCAGGATCTGACACCAGAGGGCAGCAAGAGTTCTACAGCCTGTGGTTTCCCAGCCCCATGTAGCAAGATCTGGAGGGGCTGACCTAGCATGCTGCTTTCTGCTTTCCTCTGTGCTGGGCATGGATGAAATAACTCCGCcgcccacacacacacttctcccCTGCAACTTAGAAACTGACACAGTAGAAAGAGACCAGGCAGGAGGCTCACTTGTGTTCATGCTTTAATTCAGAGCTGTCTGCTGTAGATACAACTCTGTCTGAACGAAAGGACAAAGGAGACCAGAGTCAAaatccctccccacctccccccttcccacaTCCCCTGAATTCTCTTGTCACGAGGATGGCCTAAAATGAGTGCACTGTGACCTGTTTGCATTGTCCCTAGGTCAGAGAGGGAGTTGTGAGTTCCTGGGGCAGAGGCCCCTCAGGAGGCCTTTGCCCTAGAGTGTAAtttgccccccaccccacccccaagtgCTGTCAGATGCCCCTGTGCTAGTGGCGACTGGGAAGGTGTTTCAGTGAAAAGCTAAGTTACCCCCTTGAGAGATATGGGTCATAAACTCTGCTCAGGGCAGGCTCATTGCAGAAGTCCTGCTCCCAAGTCCTGCCTGAACCTGGATCAGAGGGCAGCAGGGCTGCTCTGGCCCTGGCCCCAGATCTAAGAAACAGTGGTTCCTGGGACACTGTTGCTCAGGATTTTATCAGCTTGGGCTGGAGACTGGGGAGAGGGGAGCCCCAAAGATTTCTGctccagaagctgaggcaggagggaaggGCCACAGCTCAACAGGGGGAGGCATTGAGCAGAAGGGAAAGGGAGCTTCAGGGGATGGCTTGGCCCCTGGCCCCAGCCTTACCCAGTCCCTTGCTCTATACCCTGACTTGTCAGGCCTGGGAGCCCGAGTCAGCAGGCTGCTGCACACCTACCTCCAGGAGCCACATGGGCAGTGCTGTCCCTTTGCATAGATGCAGGACACtgagcacacagacacacatggacacgcacacagacacacacacatactcaggaGCCAGGCCAGGACCACCGGCCTGCGGGGCCCCAGAATCTGTCCCAACGCTGGGCAGTGAGCCTCTTCCTTCACTGGCAAGAAGAAAGCCCACCAAAGGCCTCACCAGAACCCACAAAAGTCAGGCCCCTCAGTACAATGGGCTAGGTTTCCTGGTGACCACACAGGCAGGTCTCAGGCTACAGAAGGGGCAGAGGGTGGCCATCAGCCCCACTCACCTTGTCCGCAGGTGTTGGGCCACCCACAGCCCAGCCCTTTACCATGGCTCCTCCCATAGCAGGGACATTGTGGACTATAGCCCAGCCCTGCTCACGTtcaccaaaacacaaaacacaataggAAGGCCACAGACAGCAAGACGTGGACAGGAGCAGAGGGGCTGCAAAGCTGGACTAAACTCCAGTGgtgaaaaatatatagatattttttCCTGTTGTCAAATATAGTTCATACGTTTATTTTCTCAGCAAAGCTTTGACGACTGTTTCTAAGGAGACGCTACGCAGCTCCGTGAGTACACGGCACAGAAGGCTGGATCCGTGGCCAGTCCTGGTTTGGCTTTGGATTAGTTTTGTCCACTGCCCCCTCCGTGGCACTACCCCAGTGTCCTATGGGGCAGCTCCAGCTAGGCCCCAGGTATTCAGGTTTGGTTCAGCTGTGGCTGGGGGTGTTCCCCAATGGATGGCTGGCCTGAGGCCCTGGCTGAGGTGAGGGAGCTTTGGAGGCACAAAGCGCGTGGCAGAGGGGCTCTCACCCTGATGGTTGGGCTGGCTGCCCACTTCCAGTGCATGCAGGTTCCCCCTCTGTGAGAGCACAGTGTGGAAGGGCAGTGGCCATCGGGGCAGCAGAGAACCAGAGTGGCCCTGAGGCCAGGAGGGTGAGTGAGACTCAAGGTCTACCAACTCCCCAAATGTGGCGCCTAACCCCTGACGAGTAGGTGGGATGACCAGATGGGTGTGATGACCAGATGGGTGTGATctcggggggtggggggaagaggagggaattTACTTGGTAGACTAACAGTGGGACTAAAACATCAGCAGTTCTGCTGGGACTCAAAAGTGATCCCAGGGAAAGAAGGGACAATGAACCTTCCCAGGCTGATGGCTTGGGCTAGGAATAGAGgccacagggctcctgcccaCCCTGCCACAGCCCTGTCCAGGAAGCACACCCCAGGCTCCCTGCTTTGGCCTGAATGACATCATGGCTTCAGTACCCAACCTGGAGATTCATCCTGACAGAGTCCCTGCTCTCCTCAGAGGCAAACACATTGAAGATTTAGGAACGCTCATCCCAGAAAGCAAGCAGCCACCCCATTGTAGGTCTTGGGATAGGTGGGAACTGAGTCCCaaagtgaatatagtgcaaagcAGAAATCAGGCCAGAGGGACTCAGGCAAGCCCCAGAGACAGTCATGGACTCTGGCTTCCTCACCACAGATAACAGCCAAAGGTTCCTGAGTCCAGCGTGCCTTCCAGCCTGCAGGTAAGAGCCTCATCTCAGAAGGTGAGGGCTCCTGGAACTCCCTGCCCTGCCTCCTCTGTGCTAGTGAGCTCCCCCGATGGTGGCTGGGGCTGGGGCACAGAGTTTCTCTGGATCCATACTCACAGGAAGACTGAGCTGATACACCCAGAAGCCAAGATTGTAGAGAGGGATGAGAAGGACCGACAAGCACAGAAACCACTCTCCCTTCTGCCCCTCCTGCACCAACATCTTTCCTCTAGCCCATGGCCTCAATTGAGCTTCTGCATCCCAAGTGGGGAACAGGCCAGGGGTGCTGGAGCTCCAGCTCAGGCCTAGGGGTTCTAGACCCTATTCTACACTTCAGGCCACAGCTGCCTCCATCTGAGAAGATAATCTGGGCAGAGGGCAAGGGGTGGCTTGGGAAAGAAGGCATGGAGGAGGCAGGACAGTGCAGGGAGCAGAGGGTTCCCAGATAAATAAATGCAGCCAGAGACTCCTGGAGCAGGGCCCATCCTACCTGAAGGACTGGGTGGACAGAGGGGCCAGGCTGGGGGCCCTCACCAGCTTTTCTCTCTGCAGTGCATCCAATCAGTATGACTCCCTACTTTCTCACTCTTAAAGTTGTGGGATGACTTCCTCAGTCTCTACTCCCAGCCCCTGACACTGTTAACATCCTGGGGAAAATGGTTCCAAacccaaaactaaataaatatgttGCCCATGGGGATATGCGAGGCGGAGAACAAATGACATCCCTACAATCAGTGGTCAGGCTGCTGGAGCGGAGCACTGCCCTGGACAGGCCTCCTCAGAGCTGGGAGCCACCTGCCGAGCTGGGGCTGGGCTGGCTCAGTGAGCGGCAGCTGATCCTGCGGATGGAGTGCAAGGCCACGGTGCAGCAGCCCCGCAGCAGGGAGCTGATGTTGTAAATGGGCTGGCCCTGTCGCCGCTGGGAGCGGCAGAGCCAGGCCACCGTGGGCACGGCTGGCACAACCACAGCCAGCAGATCCACGATGTAGTGGCGGCTCCAGTAGCTCTTGGGCTCCTTTTCAGCTGAGGCTGTGGCGGCCTCCTCCTCGTCTTCCACAGGGCACACCACGCTCACCGATAGCCCAGGGCTGGGGTTGGCTCCAGGCTGGTGTGCGGTAGGCCCATGGGTGATAGGCTCCGGGGCCTCAAGATCGTCACCCACTGTCACCACCACTGCTGAGTTAGAGTCTCTGGGCCCTGGGGGTTGGGGATCTGGTCTTGGGTGCCAGTCCTCAGGGACTGTCCCACACACCTGGGCCTGGCTCACTTTCTCTAGGATGGTGTCCAGCTCAGGCTGGTACTGCACAAAGTCTGTCTGGATGGCCCGTTCCTGCATGCAGCTGGCCTGCACGCCAGCCTCCATGCCACACAGCAGCTTCTCGTAGGTGTTGCTGGCAGGGAAGCGGGGGCCCAGGTTGAAGGAGCTCTGCTGCGAGGCTTCTTCCAGGCCGCAGTCCACCCCGGATGACAGCAGACTGCTGGCCTCCAGGACATCCGTCCGGCTCAGTGTGTCATCAGCAGCCACAAAGCCACTGTCAGCTCCATCCTCAGCAGAGGCGCTGTGGGGATCGTCAGGCTGGTGGTCACCACAAACAGCTGGGTCGCTCAGCTTGGTGTAGGTGGAGCTGCGGGTGAGGGAACGAGCAGGGGAGCCACCAGTTGACTCCCCAGTGCCCTCCTCCTTGGCAGCACCATTCTGGGCCACCTCCATGCTGTGCAGCAGCGTCTCCAGCTTCTTGTTCTGGATGTTGATGTCCACGAAGTACTTCTGCAGTCCCTTGTCTTTGTCAATCAGGTTGTTCTTGACTGTGTCGATGACCTGCTTGAGCTGCTTGATCTCCTTTCGGGCCTccttcaaggccagctgggcctCCACACGGTGGCACTCCTCCTCGATCCAGTCTTCCTGCATGCGTGACAGCTGTGTCTTCAGGTCATCAATCTCTGTGTCCCTGCAAGCAGAGGAGACACACTTGCTCACTGCCTGCCCCCTGGCCTGTCACCGCCACCTCAGAGAGGCAAGAAGGGGCCATGTCATTGAGCACAGAGGGCCTTGTTCTGTGATGGctcaaagggaaggaaaggaggactGTTGCCTCTTGTCCTTGTTCCACAGGGAGTGGTAAGAGTGGCTGTGGGGGCCCAGGGGCCAGGGACAAAACAAGAAAAGCCTCCTactgggagggagaagaaatgtCAGTTCCCACCCTTTAGGGCCAACCCACAGATGACTCCGGTCATGGTCATAGTTTACACTGATCATCTAGAGGAGAGACTAAACAAAGATGTGCCACTGCTATtaaaaacccaatgaagccaagtgctggtggcccatgcttgtaatcctagctactcaggaggcagagatcaggaggatcatggttcgaagccagcctgggcaaacagttcgttagaccctatcttgaaaaaacccttcacaaaaatagggctggtggagtgggtcaaggtgaaggccctgagtttgcaggccccagtactgcaaacaaaacaaaacaaaaaaacaatgaaatcttcATGTAAAACAGAAACTAGACCTAAAATTTCTAGAAAGGGATGTGGCTGGCCAgttgtggtggttcatacctataatcccagctacttgggaggcagagattgggaggatcatggccaTGGCTGACCCAGACAAAAAGCTGATAAGATCCCACCTCAATAAGCAGCTAGGGTGTGGTGCCTTGCTCCTGTGGGTTTTTGCCCATGGGCAAAAACCATGAGATCTgatccaaaaaacaactaaagcaaaagggctgggggcatggctcaagtggtacagcgcctgcctgacaagtacaagtccctgagttcaaccaccagtactatcaagaaaaaagaagaggttgTGGCCTCCTGCTAAAGCAGGTTGTGGATGTTTTAAATGGAGGCACATTTGGCCAGAGATCATGAGGAGAGGGTGGTGCCAAGAGAGAAATGACCCTCTTGAGTGTTGGCAGAGGAGAGATGATTTTACTTCATCCGTCAAGCAGAGGGATGAGAAGTGGTAGATGAGTTGGAGGAGGGTGAGGAGGACAAGGTGGCTGTTTTTCATCCACACAAGAAGTTTCTTCTTTGCATCTACATCAAGAGGAGAGGCTGaaaaggtggtggggaaaggtaCATAGCTGCTCCTTAGGGAAGGGATTGCCAGACACACAAGACAACCCAACTGGAAGATGGTTGTCCAGAAATGCTTGGGCTTTTCCAAATCTCTGAGTTACAGATGGATCCAGGTGAGTCTGAAAAACATGCGGGCAAGTCTGGAGGTAAAACCAGGGTGAGACGGAACAGAAACTGATGGCAAGttgaaagagaggaggaagatcACTCAGGAGTCTGAAATCTGTCCTGGGCATCCTTCCTACAAACCTTCTTAGTGACAATGGTCCACATGCAGCCACTCACCCTGAATCCTGGACTCATGTGAATAAACTCCACACATGCCTGGCcctcacatgtgtgtgtgtggggaggtgggggTTATAAGCTCAATGGCGATTGTGCTAGACCAGGCCCCACAGACTTTTCAAAGTCAGACTAGAAATTCCACCCAGGAACTGACCCCAGGAATCCCACTATACGACATGCTGGAGGGACTAGGACTGTGGGGCTGCAGCAGCCACAGGGGTCAACAGTGGCTTCCAGTGGTCTGGAAGGGGCCAGCATGCAACAGGATATAGCTCATCAGGGGAAATTACAGAGGACCAACAGGCATGGGGAGCTGGAAGACAGAGGACACAGCAGGACACATGACTTGTTTTTCCTCTTGCCTGAGGGCAGGGCTCATTCCAGGTGGCCTTCTTGGCTTTTCTCCCCACTCCTCACATGCTTTGCCCTGGGCAGAAAATGAGTTTAGAAGAAGGACTAGGCATGCTTGGCTTGGCTGCTTCTTGGCCTTTTCTCCTTGCAGCCAGCTGGACCCCAGCCAGCAATGGCTTCCCAGCACTGGCTAGGCCTCAGTGGACCACTGAGCATTTCATTTGAACTGCACTTTGAAGGATGAGGTTGCCAAGGAAGGGAGATAGTGGAAGAGCCCCTCAGGTGGTGAGGACACAGGGTCCAGAGGCACAGAGGTGTCAAAGCACATGACACCTGTGAGGAATAGAAGGTAGGACACACCAGGAAGGAACACCTAGAGAGTATGAGGAGTGGGGCAGCACAGAAAGGACAACTTGCCACAGGGGCCTGCAAAGCAAGGTTAGCAGTGGGTAAGGTGAGGGAGAGCCCATGGCAGGGCATCCTGCCAAATCATGCAGGATGATGGTCACTGGGAGCCAAGGGGCTGGcctgagaaaaagagaagagacgGGCGCCACCTCCTGAGGACTCTGATGCAAAAGACCAAGCTAACCCTGGGCATCattgggaagcagaaatagaaatTGCAGCTCTGAGTTGAGGCCCGTGGAACACCACTTAAAACCACCTACACTCTGAAACCACAACACATCcaaggtcaagaaagacatgGTCATGCATGCTACATTACGAAATGTTCAGAGGGGCAGACTGTAGAGACAGAAAGATTAATGATTTCCAGTGACTGGGTGGTTGGAGAGAAATGGGGGGGTGATTGCAAATGGGAATAGGGTTCCTTTTGTGGGGGTGATAAAAAGTTTATGGGAGTAGGTAATGGTCATGGTTACAGTTCTGTGGCTATATTACAAATCGTCCAAACTGTACTTTAGATAGGCAAATTGTATGGTATGAATTACATAGGACGAAGTGCTCTATAAAGCTTCTAtacaagagaagagaagaaaaaggagaggagaggaaaggggaggggaggggaggggaggagaggggaggagagaaggacaTGGTTGTGGTGTCTGTCCTGAGCTCTAGAACCCTGCACAGGGCCTTGTCCAGTTCATGACAGACTAGGTGATTGACAGATATAGTCCAGAGAAAGGCAGTTAAGGTGATGGGCAATCAGGGGGCGACACTGCCAGGCTGGAAAGACAGAGGCTGGGACAGTTAGGATTGAGCATCCGCAGGGCTCTGAAAATGAGCACAGCTGGTTCTATGGGCTCCTGGGAGACCCAGTCTGGTCAGGAGCTCAGCAACAAGTCCCCTGAGCTTACATCATCTGTAGGCAGGAagcagatgaggagaaactgacTTGGGAGTCTAATATCCCCTTCTTgtcccaggaggcagaggagagTTAAAAGACTCTTTCTCACCCCCAGGGACAGAAACACCAGAAAGACATTTTGTGCTCCAGCTTCCTGGGAAGACAGGAACCAGGGGATACGAAGCAGCCAAAAGAGTCTATGGAACCCAGGCTTGAAGGGGACAGCCACAGAAGGGAAGTCAACAGGAAGCGCTCATCTGGAACCCTCCCCACCTGCCCCAAGCTACCTACAGCAGTCAAGGGGAGTTGGGGGCTAGGAAAAAGGACCCAAACAAGCACATGTCTTAGCTGACAGGTAACAGCAGGTGGAAGTGGGCAGCTCCAgccatcccttcctccccaggGTCCCAGCTCCTCCAAGTATGGAGCTGGTGCTGTCCCCAGGCCACCCCAACTGCTGCTTACCGGTCCTGGAGTCGGTCCTGCGTGTCCTTGAGCCGGGCCTTCAGGTGCCGGATGCACACCTCCTTCTGCTGCAGTGGGGTCAGGTACTGCTCCGGTGTAGGGGGCTTGATGCCATGGTTGTCACTGCACAATGTGTATTTCATGGAGCGCCTGCAAGAGGATACCCATCAGatgggtgggggaggaagaggcTGGGCAAGGCACAGCCTCTGGGGAGGAGGGAACACCGGCCCAACCATCCTCTGCCCATGACCACCAGACAGATCCAAGCCAGGCCTTCTGCACAGGGTCCTTGTGTTCACGAGGACATGCAGCTTTCTGGGAGGTGGGTTTCAGTAAAGGTTTTATGAATGAAGACTGGGGACTCAGGGCTCCTTTGGTCAGAGAAGGGGAGACATATCACAAGGTGCACCCATGACCCTGGCACCTGCCCAGTGCTTTACAGAGCCATCAGCACTGTCCTCACGGCAGTGCTGGATACAGAGAAGCCTGCATCTTGAAGAGGGGTGTTGACTTCAAGGAGGCTCTCACCCCCAGCCAGTCCCAGTGCTCACTCAGAGCTAGATAGTCATCCCTAACCCTGGGAATGAGTGCGTGGGCTGGTGGTGCGGAGGAGGAGACATGGCAGGGAGGGAGCTCTCCTCCCTTGAGCTCAGAGCCCAATAGCCCACGGACAGGGAGAGCAGACGCACGTGTGTACACACTCCGACTCCTCACCCACCCTCATGTACATGTGGGCACGCATTAtaggcacatacacacacagggaGTGGTGGGAAGTCCCAGTCACTCCTTCCTCCCAGGAAATCCATGGATTCTCAGCCCATGTGTACCTGCACAtccacgtgtgcacacacacctgTACATCCCTGTACCTGCACATCCCCACTGGCTTCCTGCCATCCACATGGGTAATCACATGGGCCAGGACAcgagcacatgcacacatgcacacatccacCCCTCTGGGgcatgtgtgagtgcatgtgtggacACTGCTAGGGCTGGGCATGGGTCAACAGCCTGGGTGGCGGCAGGCTGGGCGAGCTCTGTTCCCAACACAGTGGCACCTACATGGTAATGTGTAGTCCTGAGCTATCAGTGCTGTGAGGAGGCCAAACTCCTGAGGAGCAGGGAGCTCATTCCACAACAGACTGGTCCAGACGGCTCCACCCACAGCTTCCTGGCGGCAGGTTCTTCTGCTCCTTGAGAAACCCGCTTAGATCTTGGCTTCAAGCCTCCAGTATGCTCCCAAACTATAGACCCAGGCTTGTGGCCATCACATACTGCTCCACTGGAGATGGCAATGCTCAGGCCCAGGGCTGGAAATGATAGGCCTCAGGAAGGCCCATTTGTGGAAGTGGCCAAGTTGGAGGCAATTTTAGAAGTTTTATGGAAGCTGTCTGATGCTTACTGAGGTATATCTATCTGTAGGTTGTAAGCTGTTGAAGAGAATGTGCTGGTAGGTGTGGAAAGATAGAAATGGTTTTCTTCACCATGCCTGAGTTTAACTCAAGCCAAGTCACACACAGGCCTCTTTCCTAGGCAAGGGGTGGGGTGTGGGGTGGGAGCTTGAGTTTTTCTGCTCCAGTCTAAGACACCTCTTTCCAAAAGAGAAGCAAGCCATATGATAGCACTGAGCTGCCCTGCAAAGGCTGTGGCTGGAGGACACACACTTGTGACAGTACAGAGAGGTCTTTCCCCAGCCTGGGGCAGGGTGGGCAGTGGTGAAGGAGCCAAGATCAGCTAAACTACTCAGAATTGAGGACTGAGGGAAGTGACTGACTGctttaacttttattatttgctttcatGAATATTTTCCCCCAATATAACACTATCCCATTTTTAGTCACTGGCTCTATCTTTGTaaaaaaagttatatataaaAGTTATGCACTTCTATATAATTCTATGTAATTGTATAAAATTATGTGCAATATacacatcattcttctttatatattatatataaatattttatatgttatatacattttgtacataataaaatttatgaaacaaatatatacttatatatgtatgaaactaAGAAGAAAACTATGCTATAATACATTTCTCAGCTACTCACAGCTTAGAAAGCCTGGTTATTTGCAGTGAGGTTCAAACAGAGGCCCCACTGCTCACCCAAGGGCAGCAGCccatgtgggggtgggggcaagagaACATTTTAAGCAGAAGCAGGGCTCAGCCTGGAGGTTGGGACTGCCCCAGGGGCTATAGGTAGATGATGTGGGCCAAAAAAATCTGTTACTAATGAAAAACTATTCAAGTTGCCAACtatacacttttcaaaatgaaagctAGCATACCACTCTTCTGTTACCCCAGGCTCTGTGGTGGGTTATAGGCAGGATGGGACCTGCACACATGTGTCACCTCTCCTGCTGTTATGGTGGAACCCCTGAGAATTGTGGCTGCAGCAGCTCCAGACATCATGGCACACAAATGACATCTTTTCTGCTTCAAGGGGCAAGACAAGCCTTCCCGAGATGTGATCTGGCCATGGGGGAGGCAGGCCAGG from Castor canadensis chromosome 5, mCasCan1.hap1v2, whole genome shotgun sequence encodes the following:
- the Snph gene encoding syntaphilin isoform X4, which translates into the protein MAMSLPGSRRTPAGSRRRTSPPVSVRDAYGTSSLSSSSNSGSCKGSDSSPTPRRSMKYTLCSDNHGIKPPTPEQYLTPLQQKEVCIRHLKARLKDTQDRLQDRDTEIDDLKTQLSRMQEDWIEEECHRVEAQLALKEARKEIKQLKQVIDTVKNNLIDKDKGLQKYFVDINIQNKKLETLLHSMEVAQNGAAKEEGTGESTGGSPARSLTRSSTYTKLSDPAVCGDHQPDDPHSASAEDGADSGFVAADDTLSRTDVLEASSLLSSGVDCGLEEASQQSSFNLGPRFPASNTYEKLLCGMEAGVQASCMQERAIQTDFVQYQPELDTILEKVSQAQVCGTVPEDWHPRPDPQPPGPRDSNSAVVVTVGDDLEAPEPITHGPTAHQPGANPSPGLSVSVVCPVEDEEEAATASAEKEPKSYWSRHYIVDLLAVVVPAVPTVAWLCRSQRRQGQPIYNISSLLRGCCTVALHSIRRISCRSLSQPSPSSAGGSQL